One Porphyromonas pogonae genomic region harbors:
- a CDS encoding SDR family NAD(P)-dependent oxidoreductase: protein MIKYPFLNKILFPPVKINRSKLRKKIKGKTIVITGATYGIGEALTWLLAGRDVHLVLVARTEEKLRQIKRVAVSKGATVDIFAIDLRMDDQRKRLIDALCLYSEGIDILINNAGISIKRSLMESQNRFHDVTRTTALNYFASVDLCLGLLTPLQHSSGHIINISALNVLLPPAPHWAAYQASKCASDQWFRASAPEMRMYGIDTSMIYLPLVRTRMISATEMYRDVPAMAPQRAADLIAQAIINRKRTYKPWWFKWVKAVSVLLLPLWERQANRLFLKKTHE, encoded by the coding sequence ATGATAAAATATCCTTTCCTCAATAAGATACTATTCCCTCCCGTAAAAATAAACAGGAGTAAGCTTAGAAAGAAGATAAAGGGTAAAACCATTGTAATCACAGGCGCTACCTATGGTATAGGAGAAGCACTCACCTGGCTTTTGGCAGGCAGAGATGTACACCTCGTGTTAGTAGCGCGCACGGAAGAGAAGCTCCGTCAAATCAAAAGAGTGGCCGTAAGTAAAGGCGCTACAGTAGATATATTCGCAATAGACCTCCGTATGGATGATCAAAGAAAGAGGCTTATCGATGCTTTGTGTCTGTACTCTGAAGGTATAGATATACTGATAAACAATGCTGGTATATCCATCAAAAGATCTTTGATGGAATCACAGAATAGATTTCACGATGTCACACGTACTACGGCACTCAACTATTTTGCATCTGTAGATCTCTGTCTGGGTTTACTTACCCCCCTACAACACAGTAGTGGACACATCATCAATATCTCCGCTCTCAACGTATTACTGCCTCCCGCCCCTCATTGGGCTGCTTATCAGGCGTCCAAGTGTGCAAGTGATCAGTGGTTCAGAGCATCTGCACCGGAGATGAGAATGTACGGGATAGACACATCGATGATTTATCTGCCACTCGTCAGGACACGCATGATATCAGCCACTGAAATGTATCGGGATGTCCCAGCTATGGCACCACAGCGAGCTGCTGATCTTATAGCACAAGCGATTATTAATCGTAAGAGGACTTATAAACCGTGGTGGTTCAAATGGGTAAAAGCTGTTTCAGTCTTATTGCTACCACTATGGGAGAGACAAGCTAACCGTTTATTTCTCAAAAAAACACATGAATAA
- a CDS encoding acyl-[acyl-carrier-protein] thioesterase yields the protein MNQEISNIETVVFRIEDFMLDFRAQLPLTSLINYLIHTAGIHASRRGFGIHTLHEIGYTWVLSGLAVERVSPTMEPRALHISTWIEEINRLFTLRSFTVTDEHGNLIAKARSRWAAIGIEDRKPCGLDKLEGLTKHCCGNAVDIAAPGRIASPESCLRLEPFCVKYSDLDINRHLTTVKYVERMMDLFEVERYDTYYIRRFEILFLKECLYGEELSVCYEEISPDTYITEIKSVPSEDKRCRAKIIWGKR from the coding sequence ATGAATCAAGAAATATCAAATATAGAAACGGTAGTATTCAGAATAGAGGATTTTATGCTCGATTTCCGAGCACAATTACCTCTCACCTCCTTGATAAACTACCTTATCCACACAGCCGGAATTCATGCTTCTCGCAGAGGTTTCGGCATACATACACTCCATGAGATAGGCTATACATGGGTGTTATCAGGCTTGGCTGTAGAGCGAGTGTCTCCTACTATGGAGCCTAGAGCCTTACATATATCCACATGGATCGAAGAGATCAACAGACTTTTTACCCTAAGAAGCTTCACCGTTACTGACGAGCATGGCAATCTTATAGCCAAAGCTCGATCCAGATGGGCAGCTATAGGAATAGAAGACCGTAAGCCGTGTGGGCTGGACAAGCTGGAAGGCCTTACAAAGCATTGCTGTGGTAACGCCGTAGATATTGCGGCTCCTGGGCGCATTGCTTCTCCTGAAAGTTGCTTACGGTTAGAGCCATTTTGTGTCAAATACAGTGATCTGGACATCAATAGGCATCTTACCACGGTAAAATATGTAGAGCGCATGATGGATCTTTTTGAAGTGGAGCGCTATGATACTTATTACATCCGCCGTTTTGAGATCCTTTTCCTGAAAGAATGCTTGTATGGTGAAGAACTATCGGTGTGTTACGAAGAAATATCGCCCGACACGTACATTACGGAGATCAAGAGCGTGCCTTCAGAGGACAAGCGATGCCGAGCTAAGATTATTTGGGGCAAAAGATAA
- a CDS encoding class I adenylate-forming enzyme family protein encodes MNKKLLKALFELHLISGRGLLRFSRCLFKEGISLMALLGFTKQYYGNRVAVSCEGEPITYHHLYRHSHLMASYLYHHCHITPDKRVAILYPNSIELLYCLFGLSYIGANIYLLNQDLSNEQLIDLIKQKKINFCISDAEKKNVFTCNHELSVINIQSAKDYIYTDQSQKHKSIKRKMFGRGELIVLTGGTSGQYKSAARKPSVFNFLNPFFALIEQIGIHRYSSVYIAPPIYHGFGLAAVIVTLLMGKTIFLRYRFSAEAACDLVYENAIPLLVAVPTMVRRMLECDINKLTSIQCILSGGAPLDQKLVRKTQEYLGEVLYNLYGTSEAGFFIMATPQDLNHYPLCVGRPIKGVKIRIAQQDKNGTGLLQVKSAWAMDQAHKAWQCTGDRAKINETGIIHLQGRADKMIVSGGENVYPEDIERVLLSHHCIHEAIVLPVEIDDFGQRLHAFVVTDNPTVSDKEIIEWLKKRLARFQMPYRTSIVTELPTLSTGKVAPQKLLSDQKDQ; translated from the coding sequence ATGAATAAGAAGCTACTCAAAGCTCTCTTCGAGCTACATTTGATTTCAGGAAGAGGACTATTACGTTTTAGCCGTTGCTTGTTCAAAGAAGGTATAAGCCTGATGGCTCTGCTGGGATTTACAAAGCAATATTATGGCAATAGAGTAGCTGTGAGTTGTGAGGGAGAGCCTATTACTTACCATCATCTGTATCGACACTCCCACCTCATGGCATCTTACCTCTATCATCATTGTCATATCACTCCGGATAAACGAGTAGCCATCCTCTACCCCAATAGTATTGAACTCTTATATTGTCTCTTTGGCCTTTCGTACATAGGAGCAAACATTTATCTGCTCAATCAAGACTTGAGCAACGAGCAACTCATTGATCTTATAAAACAGAAGAAAATCAACTTTTGCATTTCCGATGCTGAGAAAAAGAATGTCTTTACATGTAACCATGAATTATCTGTCATAAACATCCAGTCTGCGAAAGATTATATCTATACAGATCAAAGCCAAAAGCACAAATCCATTAAGCGAAAAATGTTTGGTCGTGGAGAACTTATTGTACTCACGGGTGGGACATCGGGTCAATACAAATCGGCAGCAAGGAAGCCATCAGTCTTCAATTTTCTCAATCCCTTTTTTGCTCTTATAGAGCAGATCGGCATACATCGTTACTCAAGCGTATATATAGCTCCGCCTATATATCATGGGTTCGGATTGGCGGCTGTTATAGTAACATTGTTGATGGGAAAGACCATCTTTCTGCGTTATAGATTCTCAGCAGAAGCAGCATGTGATCTCGTCTATGAAAATGCTATACCACTTCTGGTAGCTGTGCCAACCATGGTAAGGCGTATGCTGGAATGTGACATAAACAAGCTCACATCCATCCAATGCATACTCTCGGGAGGAGCACCTCTTGATCAAAAATTAGTCCGTAAGACACAAGAATATTTAGGAGAAGTTTTGTATAATCTATACGGCACATCCGAAGCAGGATTCTTTATCATGGCTACACCTCAGGATCTAAATCACTATCCCCTTTGTGTGGGGCGACCTATAAAAGGTGTAAAAATCAGAATAGCTCAGCAAGACAAAAATGGCACAGGTCTGCTGCAAGTAAAAAGCGCATGGGCTATGGATCAAGCGCACAAGGCTTGGCAATGTACAGGAGATAGAGCGAAAATCAACGAAACAGGAATTATACACCTGCAAGGACGGGCAGACAAGATGATTGTTTCGGGCGGGGAAAATGTGTATCCCGAAGACATTGAACGGGTTTTACTGAGCCATCATTGCATACACGAAGCTATAGTGCTACCTGTAGAGATCGATGACTTCGGACAAAGGCTCCATGCTTTTGTAGTAACCGACAATCCTACAGTCAGCGATAAGGAAATCATCGAATGGCTCAAAAAGCGCCTAGCTCGCTTCCAGATGCCTTACCGCACCAGCATCGTTACTGAGTTACCCACGTTGAGTACAGGGAAAGTAGCTCCCCAAAAGTTATTATCAGATCAAAAAGATCAATAA
- a CDS encoding LutC/YkgG family protein gives MNSKDMILQRIRQHTTEKAPKPSMDFKPITFEDKMSKFIDISKGVGGNAVELQEGQDINELIKSIYPEAKRIGSALPYITVATYSPEDMEKPGDMNGTDLAIIEGEIGVCENGCIWVDQTITKRALFYISEYLVIVLDKSKLVNNMHEAYKRVQEINSSSPYSCFISGPSKTADIEQALVVGAHGARGTTVILK, from the coding sequence ATGAATAGCAAAGACATGATTCTGCAAAGAATCAGACAACATACGACAGAGAAAGCTCCCAAGCCAAGCATGGACTTCAAACCCATTACCTTTGAAGATAAGATGAGCAAATTCATCGATATATCCAAAGGTGTGGGAGGTAATGCGGTAGAACTTCAGGAAGGACAAGATATCAATGAATTGATCAAGAGTATTTATCCTGAAGCCAAACGCATCGGCTCAGCACTGCCATATATCACGGTAGCTACTTATTCGCCCGAAGATATGGAAAAACCCGGGGATATGAACGGCACAGACTTGGCTATTATAGAGGGGGAAATAGGGGTGTGTGAAAACGGCTGTATCTGGGTGGATCAGACGATTACAAAGCGCGCTTTGTTTTACATCTCGGAATACCTGGTAATTGTATTGGACAAATCCAAACTCGTCAATAACATGCACGAGGCTTACAAGCGTGTACAAGAGATCAACTCCTCATCACCCTACTCATGCTTTATCAGCGGGCCGTCCAAGACAGCGGACATTGAGCAGGCTTTGGTAGTAGGTGCACACGGAGCCAGAGGCACCACGGTAATATTGAAGTAA
- a CDS encoding ABC transporter ATP-binding protein, translating into MIQIENTIKRYNNTKVVDISNLTIGAGETVGLVGNNGAGKTTLFRLILDLIAADSGQIVINGMAVAGNDDWKKYVGAFVDESFLIDFLHVKEYFDFIGTLYGLNAADIRKFLEDMQPFFAGEILESDKLIREYSLGNKKKIGIAAAIMGQPNVLILDEPFTSLDPTSQIRLKKILNDLNEHTGMTTLISSHDLNHITDVSKRIIVMHKGVLVKDIMTNKHTLAELEAYFGE; encoded by the coding sequence ATGATACAGATAGAGAACACCATTAAAAGATATAATAATACCAAAGTTGTAGACATCTCGAACTTGACCATCGGTGCCGGTGAAACGGTAGGACTGGTCGGTAATAACGGTGCAGGTAAAACTACATTATTCAGACTTATACTTGATCTTATTGCAGCGGACTCAGGCCAAATTGTCATAAACGGTATGGCTGTTGCGGGCAATGATGACTGGAAGAAGTATGTGGGAGCCTTTGTGGACGAAAGCTTTCTGATAGACTTCTTGCACGTGAAGGAGTATTTTGATTTCATAGGAACTCTGTACGGACTCAATGCTGCTGACATCCGGAAGTTCTTGGAGGATATGCAACCTTTCTTTGCAGGAGAGATACTTGAATCTGATAAACTGATCCGTGAGTATTCGCTGGGTAACAAGAAAAAGATAGGCATTGCCGCTGCTATTATGGGACAGCCCAATGTCCTTATTCTTGATGAGCCTTTTACTTCACTTGATCCCACATCTCAGATACGTCTCAAAAAGATACTCAATGATCTGAATGAACATACGGGGATGACTACGTTGATATCCAGTCACGACTTGAATCATATTACAGATGTTTCAAAACGAATTATTGTGATGCATAAAGGTGTTTTGGTAAAGGATATCATGACCAATAAGCACACCTTAGCAGAATTGGAAGCATATTTTGGAGAATAG
- the gyrB gene encoding DNA topoisomerase (ATP-hydrolyzing) subunit B produces the protein MNEENNTTSPKDYSASSIQVLEGLEAVRKRPAMYIGDIGEKGLHHLVYEVVDNSIDEALAGYCDDIHVIIHEDNSIEVQDNGRGIPVDLHEKEGKSALEVVLTVLHAGGKFDKGSYKVSGGLHGVGVSCVNALSAKLIAIVNRDGKIHKQEFAKGIPQTELEVIGSTDKTGTTIIFKPDDSIFITTEYQYKILSDRLRELAFLNAGISLSLTDKRQKNEDGTYKSEVFHSEEGLKEFVNYIDRMKEPLVDNVIHIITEKQGIPVEVAMTYNTSYQENVYSYVNNINTIEGGTHLAGFRRGLTRTLKKYATDSKLLEKVKVEITGDDFREGLTAVVSIKVAEPQFEGQTKTKLGNNEVTGAVDMAVSEALEIYLEEHPKEAKIIVDKVVLAATARHAARKAREMVQRKSPLSGGGLPGKLADCSSKDPAMSELFLVEGDSAGGTAKQGRDRETQAILPLRGKILNVEKAMQHKVLENEEIRNIYTALGVTIGTEEDSKALNLTKLRYHKVIIMTDADVDGSHIATLILTFFFRNMRALIENGYVYIATPPLYLCRKGKEEEYCWNEQQRKAFIARVADGNENKVHVQRYKGLGEMNDEQLWETTMNPSNRTLRKITIESAAEADSIFSMLMGDEVAPRREFIESNATYARIDA, from the coding sequence ATGAACGAAGAAAACAACACTACGTCGCCCAAAGATTATTCGGCCAGTAGTATCCAGGTCTTAGAAGGATTAGAAGCTGTGCGCAAACGCCCGGCGATGTACATTGGAGATATCGGAGAAAAAGGTCTGCATCACTTGGTGTATGAAGTTGTGGACAACTCAATTGACGAAGCTCTTGCAGGTTACTGCGACGATATACATGTCATCATCCACGAAGACAATTCCATAGAAGTTCAAGACAACGGTAGAGGTATCCCTGTAGATCTTCACGAAAAAGAAGGCAAAAGCGCCTTGGAAGTCGTGCTCACGGTACTGCATGCCGGTGGTAAGTTTGACAAAGGATCCTATAAAGTATCAGGAGGTCTTCATGGCGTAGGAGTTTCTTGTGTGAATGCATTATCGGCCAAGCTTATAGCTATAGTAAACAGAGACGGCAAAATACACAAACAGGAGTTTGCAAAGGGTATTCCGCAGACAGAACTGGAGGTTATAGGCAGCACTGACAAGACTGGAACCACTATCATATTCAAGCCGGACGATAGCATATTTATCACGACGGAATATCAATATAAGATTCTTTCGGATCGTCTTAGAGAACTCGCTTTCCTCAATGCGGGCATATCCCTCTCACTCACCGACAAGAGACAGAAAAACGAAGACGGCACGTACAAATCAGAGGTATTCCATTCGGAAGAAGGCCTCAAAGAATTTGTCAACTATATAGACCGCATGAAGGAGCCGTTGGTTGATAACGTGATCCACATTATCACCGAGAAACAAGGTATACCGGTAGAGGTGGCAATGACCTACAATACATCTTATCAAGAGAATGTATACAGCTATGTCAATAATATCAACACGATAGAAGGAGGTACTCACCTTGCTGGTTTTCGCAGGGGACTTACCCGTACGCTCAAGAAATACGCTACAGACTCCAAACTTCTCGAAAAAGTAAAAGTGGAGATCACAGGCGATGACTTCCGTGAGGGACTCACCGCTGTAGTGAGTATCAAGGTAGCAGAACCACAGTTTGAAGGCCAGACCAAAACCAAACTGGGAAACAACGAAGTTACCGGTGCGGTAGATATGGCAGTAAGCGAAGCTCTGGAGATCTATCTCGAGGAGCACCCCAAAGAAGCCAAAATCATTGTAGACAAGGTAGTGCTGGCAGCAACAGCGCGTCATGCGGCCCGAAAAGCCCGTGAGATGGTACAGCGCAAATCTCCTCTTTCAGGAGGCGGACTGCCGGGTAAACTTGCCGACTGCTCTTCGAAAGATCCTGCCATGAGCGAACTATTCCTCGTCGAGGGAGACTCCGCAGGCGGTACAGCTAAGCAAGGACGAGACCGTGAAACGCAGGCTATACTACCGCTGAGGGGTAAGATACTCAATGTAGAAAAAGCTATGCAACACAAAGTGCTGGAAAACGAAGAAATCCGTAACATATACACAGCACTGGGAGTAACCATAGGAACGGAGGAAGACAGCAAAGCCCTCAACCTTACCAAGCTACGCTATCACAAAGTAATCATCATGACCGATGCCGATGTGGACGGAAGCCACATTGCCACACTGATCTTGACCTTCTTCTTCCGCAATATGCGTGCACTCATCGAAAACGGTTATGTCTATATCGCTACTCCTCCACTCTACTTGTGTCGCAAAGGCAAGGAAGAGGAATACTGCTGGAACGAGCAGCAGCGCAAAGCATTTATAGCCCGTGTAGCAGATGGCAATGAGAACAAAGTACATGTACAGCGCTACAAAGGTCTCGGTGAGATGAATGACGAGCAACTATGGGAGACAACCATGAACCCGTCGAACCGTACACTACGCAAAATTACAATTGAGAGTGCTGCTGAAGCAGACTCCATTTTCTCCATGCTTATGGGTGACGAAGTAGCTCCGCGGCGAGAATTTATCGAGAGCAATGCTACTTACGCTCGTATTGATGCTTAA
- a CDS encoding lactate utilization protein B: MSTKHSKAAARFLENKAGAKWHDETLWMVRQKRDNIRNQVPEWENLRQLAHDIKRYNVTHLEELLQQFEENAKKNGVIVHWAKDAKEHNDIVYDLLSKHNVKKFVKSKSMLTEECHLNEHLIEKGINVIETDLGERILQLMEVPPSHIVLPAIHVKREEVSELFHEKWGTEKGNYDPTYLTHAARKSLREDFISADAAMTGGNFAVASTGEVVVCTNEGNADMGMSCQKLNICSFGLEKIVPDLDAVGVFTRLLARSATGQPSTTYTAHFRKPHNGGELHYIIVDNGRTDIMGNKDHVKILNCIRCGACMNTCPVYRRSGGYSYTYFIPGPLGVNLGMLKSPKEYSDNVSACTLCLSCSNVCPVMIDLGEQIYKWRQKLDGYGKANPEKKVMSMGMKFLMERPKLFSTSLKMAPIANHMPRFVLYNSINAWGKGRELPQFASTSFNSWWKKNFKK; encoded by the coding sequence ATGAGCACAAAGCATAGCAAAGCGGCTGCCCGCTTCTTAGAAAACAAAGCCGGTGCCAAATGGCACGACGAAACCTTGTGGATGGTGCGCCAGAAGCGTGATAACATCAGGAACCAAGTACCCGAATGGGAAAATCTACGTCAGCTCGCTCACGATATCAAAAGATACAATGTTACCCACCTCGAAGAGCTACTGCAGCAATTTGAGGAGAATGCCAAGAAAAACGGTGTTATTGTACACTGGGCCAAAGATGCCAAAGAGCACAACGATATCGTATATGATTTGCTGAGCAAACACAATGTAAAAAAGTTTGTAAAAAGTAAATCCATGCTCACTGAGGAATGCCACCTCAATGAACACCTTATCGAGAAAGGCATCAACGTAATAGAAACGGACCTTGGCGAACGCATCCTCCAGCTTATGGAAGTACCGCCCAGCCACATCGTGCTACCTGCCATTCACGTCAAAAGAGAGGAAGTAAGTGAGCTCTTCCATGAAAAATGGGGCACTGAAAAAGGCAATTATGACCCCACATACCTCACTCATGCTGCACGCAAAAGCCTCAGAGAAGATTTCATCTCAGCAGATGCAGCTATGACAGGTGGTAACTTCGCAGTAGCATCTACCGGCGAAGTAGTGGTATGTACCAACGAAGGTAATGCCGATATGGGTATGTCTTGTCAGAAACTCAATATCTGCTCTTTCGGTTTAGAAAAGATAGTTCCCGATCTTGATGCAGTGGGCGTATTCACGCGTCTTTTGGCTCGCTCAGCTACGGGACAACCCTCTACCACCTATACCGCACACTTCAGAAAACCTCACAATGGGGGTGAACTGCACTATATCATCGTAGACAATGGCAGAACTGATATCATGGGCAATAAGGATCACGTGAAGATACTCAACTGCATTCGCTGTGGTGCTTGTATGAATACTTGTCCTGTCTACCGCCGCTCCGGGGGATACTCTTACACTTATTTCATTCCCGGACCGCTGGGTGTAAACCTCGGTATGCTCAAAAGTCCCAAGGAATACTCTGACAACGTATCTGCATGTACACTCTGCCTCTCTTGCTCCAATGTATGTCCCGTAATGATAGACCTGGGTGAGCAGATCTACAAGTGGCGTCAGAAGCTCGACGGATACGGCAAGGCCAACCCCGAAAAGAAAGTAATGTCTATGGGAATGAAATTCCTCATGGAAAGGCCCAAGCTGTTTAGCACATCGCTCAAGATGGCTCCTATAGCCAATCACATGCCACGCTTTGTACTTTACAACAGCATCAACGCTTGGGGAAAAGGTCGTGAACTACCACAATTTGCGTCAACCTCTTTCAATAGCTGGTGGAAGAAAAATTTTAAAAAATAA
- a CDS encoding membrane dipeptidase: MNKDLPQALQELFKEVEKNKGGSHMASPLSYTAPLIGVSANLTDGQGSCIARAYTDSVIKAGGIPMLIPVTTDTVVLANALRRVDGLILSGGDDINPVYIDEDPAPGLGNVSPERDIYDLKLIKLATDMNIPILGICRGHQLLGVAYGCGLYQDLYTQHKHEFAIDHSPKIPKTEPCHGIELIQDDSLLHKLLFGDKQKIRVNSIHHQALRQVQPPFIETAIAADEINEAMEALPEKNILSVQWHPEQLVAGGDELQLKLFEYLIAEARLYRRARTFHKHHMILDSHVDTPMKFKEGFDIGTYTEALVDLPKMETGDVDTCFMVAYLPQGDLTSQDHDKAVKYAVGKLAMLREQVERHPERASIVTTPEEILRAKKSGVKAIVPGIENGYAIGEDLSMLREYKEMGVAYITLCHNGDNLIADSARKSEGRNNGLSDFGKDVVREMNRLGLMIDVAHAGPKTIEDVLAVSSMPIVSSHSSCRALCDHPRNLTDEQIKAIAAHGGVVQICLYAGFINQEEEKASILDAVDHIEHIIRLVGADHVGIGSDFDGDGELIGCRNSQDLIRLTIELLRRGYEENTLSRIWGGNFLRVMEHCQKQEYTC; encoded by the coding sequence ATGAACAAAGACCTTCCACAAGCTCTGCAGGAGCTTTTTAAAGAGGTTGAAAAGAATAAGGGGGGAAGTCATATGGCTTCTCCCTTGTCATATACAGCCCCTCTGATCGGGGTGAGTGCCAATCTCACAGACGGCCAGGGCTCATGCATTGCTCGAGCTTATACTGATAGTGTAATCAAAGCGGGAGGCATACCGATGCTCATTCCCGTTACCACTGATACCGTTGTATTGGCCAATGCACTGAGACGTGTGGATGGTCTCATCCTCTCAGGCGGTGACGATATCAACCCCGTGTATATTGATGAAGATCCGGCTCCAGGCTTAGGCAACGTTTCTCCAGAGAGAGACATATACGACCTCAAACTCATCAAGCTGGCTACCGATATGAACATTCCTATCTTAGGTATTTGCAGAGGGCATCAGTTGCTGGGTGTTGCCTATGGCTGCGGTTTGTATCAGGATTTATATACACAGCACAAGCATGAGTTTGCTATAGATCATAGCCCCAAGATTCCCAAAACAGAACCATGCCATGGGATAGAACTTATACAGGACGATAGCTTACTGCACAAACTGCTCTTTGGCGATAAGCAAAAGATCAGGGTCAACAGTATACACCATCAAGCCTTGCGACAGGTACAGCCCCCATTTATTGAGACAGCAATAGCAGCTGATGAAATCAACGAGGCCATGGAAGCGCTACCCGAGAAGAATATCTTGAGTGTACAATGGCACCCGGAACAGTTGGTGGCGGGAGGAGACGAACTTCAGCTCAAGCTCTTTGAATATCTTATAGCGGAAGCTCGCCTTTATCGTAGAGCCAGGACATTCCACAAACATCACATGATCTTGGACTCTCATGTGGATACACCCATGAAATTCAAGGAGGGGTTTGATATAGGCACATACACGGAAGCCTTGGTAGATTTGCCCAAGATGGAGACGGGAGATGTAGATACTTGCTTTATGGTAGCTTACTTGCCTCAGGGTGACCTCACCTCGCAGGATCATGACAAAGCGGTGAAGTATGCGGTAGGAAAGTTGGCTATGCTCAGAGAACAAGTAGAGCGTCACCCAGAGAGAGCCAGTATTGTCACCACTCCCGAAGAAATACTTAGGGCAAAGAAATCGGGTGTCAAAGCTATAGTGCCGGGGATAGAAAACGGATATGCTATAGGCGAGGACTTGAGCATGCTACGTGAGTATAAAGAAATGGGAGTCGCTTATATAACACTATGCCACAACGGAGACAATCTCATCGCAGACTCTGCAAGAAAAAGCGAAGGCAGAAACAATGGTTTGAGTGACTTCGGAAAAGATGTAGTCAGAGAGATGAACAGGCTAGGCTTGATGATAGATGTGGCTCATGCAGGGCCCAAGACTATAGAAGACGTATTGGCAGTAAGTTCTATGCCCATCGTATCGAGCCACTCGTCATGCAGGGCTTTGTGTGATCATCCCAGAAACCTTACAGACGAACAAATCAAAGCTATTGCAGCCCATGGCGGTGTAGTACAAATATGCTTGTACGCCGGCTTTATCAACCAGGAAGAAGAGAAGGCATCCATACTCGATGCTGTAGATCACATAGAACATATCATCCGATTGGTGGGGGCTGATCATGTGGGTATAGGCTCTGACTTTGATGGCGACGGAGAACTTATTGGATGCAGGAATTCTCAAGATTTAATACGTCTCACCATAGAATTACTGCGAAGAGGTTATGAAGAAAACACACTTAGCCGGATATGGGGTGGAAATTTTTTGAGAGTAATGGAACATTGTCAAAAGCAAGAATATACATGTTAA